The sequence GTCTTTGACCTTGATTTGGAACAATTATACTTGGCCCAATGGAGTTGCGCTGATGAGTTTGAGTTCCATAATAATCTCTTTGACCTTGATGCAAAACAGGTATACTTGGCCCAATGGGCTTGCTTTCAAATGTTGTACTTCCAGAAATATCATTCTTACCTGAGAAACTTAAGCAAATGCAGTCAAGCACGAGGACAGCAGACTAAGTGTCATGTAAAAACAATAGCACCACTAgcacaatattaaaattaaatcatgaAAAGTCGTAGACTAGGTGCATAGCATCCAAATGTCTCCATCATATCAATATTAAACTTGAAATTATGATATCTTTTGACCTGTCTTGCTGCTTTTTACTTAAATTGTATGTTTGAGTAATTATCACAACAAAACAGATATATTTGAATCAGTAATTATCTTGTGTCAGctaatttatgttttaatcCTATTTATAAACCTATAAATGGAAGAATTACAGATATCAAAAGCTATTGCATCTGATTTATAGAATCATAATTATTCTACACTGTTTAATCTATACATAAACAATTTACTAAAACCGGCAGATATTTTGATGCTTCTCTTTAAAATCACTTTATCTCATATGCAAAaccagaaataaataaaagaggaCAATTGACAGGCTATGGTTGCCTTCACTTTACTGAcatccttttttctttcttttgcaaatcatACAGTTTACCCAATAACAATTCACAAGATTGGAAAACAGATCATGAATACTTGGAATAAAGCAAATGTGTGCCAATCTGATCTATCAACAAAATTGAACACCCTAAGACAATAAACTGACATCTCCTATTATATATGTCAGTGTGAGTGCATTATTTTGTCCATCTCAACATTTTCAATTAACTAATAACTTTTACTGATCAATGTTAGAGTCATAATATATAGTTTCCGTTGAAAATAGCAAGTACTGTGAACTTAAACTAGCCCATggacatttctaattaatatcCTAGGATTATGCAGTTCTTCGGGTTGTGACTTGTGAATCTCCCTTCCCAACATAACAACCCAATGGTTCCCAGAATTAGTTTTAGCACTCCCACAAGccataatttcatattttcactcccaatctaaattaaaatatagttaGTTAGTTACAATCCCAACAGTAAAAATCATACTGTTAACAAAGAATACCAAAATGATtaatttccaaaaaaaatgGACACTTATCACAACCATATGTAAATGATGAAGGCGTGAAGTGTTAATTCCTAGAAACGAAATATGCAAATTCtcattgatttttcttttgttagtCAAATCTTAGTCTTACCAATCACAGCGTAGCCTCACACTTTTGATTCCTTGCAGTGCAAGATAACCTAAACCTAGGTCCTTAATCTAAATGCTTTGCTATATCTTTCGATCAACacaaatctaaattttataggCACGCAGTCATCCATGTTGAGTACAAATCAAATTGAGACTCAAATTTGTAGAACATAGTCCAATCAATCATATTAGAAAGACAAAGATGCTCATTTGAGAAAAGCggaaaaacaaattgaaagagCAATAGTCTGTACTTTGTTTACCAGGAGTTACATACTCGAATGCTTCAGGATTGCATTGGAGAACCTGGTCAAAAAGTTCTAGGGGCTCCACATTTCCAAATGAAGTAAGCCTTGTCTCATCTCGGAAGTTCCTGTAAcgaaaaacatatataaaacaGATGCTGCCACTCAATGCAATCATCAGAGGAAAATAGAAACGTTTTCTGAGATTGTATCCCATATTCAGAGAAGATATTGCGCACAATTCCATGGAAGTACAATTTATTGACCTAGGATGATTTATTATAGTGGTTCTCAGTAATTTCAAGTATTCTCAGTAATTTCAAGTATTCTCTAAAACCCTGGACTTTCTAGATGATTGTATTTTCTCCTCTGTAGCGAAAATCACAGGTTGCTCCAAGAAGCAAGCACAGTGCCAAACCACTAGTTCCTCATGTTTcactttttgtttctttcagcATATATTCTTTATCCCTCCATGTATTGAGTGGGTGATTTCTAACAAAATGTGCATCTGGTGGGACTTTCACAACATCTACAGTAAAACAAATCAAGAAAGTGCTACTTCACTCTGTATAATATCACACTATATAAAGGTCTTAAAGACATATCTACGCTGCATATGTCAAGCAAACAATAATCAAGATTAGCATAGCCCACGCACATCTCATATTTgcatttgagaaaaaagaagtcCTTGTTTGGAATTAATCATTCGCAATAATTGAAGACAATGCGATTCTTGCAAGATTATGTCATTTTTGCATGAATCAAAATGCATTGTTCTTTTAAGTtcaaaagaattgaattctagcAAGTAGAGATTTCCAAACATGAGAAATGACTAAAAAGATTTCAATTCTCGCATTTTTTAGACTTTCCAGACACCATTAGGCGCACAGCTGAATCAAGTTAATTCAGAGACAGTTGTACTTCAATCTGGAAAGACAGATTAATTTTAACTGTTCTTTTTCACTTACTTGTTAAATTCACTCTGAAAACAGGCTCATATAATTAACATGtacatttcaaaaaataagcATATCCTGAACCTAAcaagataaaataatactaaataaacaaaacttaCAGATAAGACACGTCAGTATGACGAAGCAGATCAGCGATACGACTAGCTTGAGAAATAATTTCAGTACGATTCAAAGACCAAACACCTCTAATATTTCCATCATCAAACAACTTCAGGTTTGGATCCGATGCACCACAGAACACCGGAACCGAAGGCAAAGGCAAACACGGCGCTACCTCTGAGTGTATTGTATTCGATAATCCTATGCCACGTCGGGTGGAGCTTGAACCGGAGGAGCTCCACCCAATCGGATTTACTGAATTTAAATTGCTCATCGATTATTAATTAACCGGTGAGTTGACGAGTGCTGGTAGAGTAATAGCATTCATAGAGCGGTAATAATGTAATAATGtgaaagtttaagggttaatttGGATGAGAACAaagaattagggttttttgGTGGACTTGCAGTGCAGAGAGCCCTAGAAAGAGAGAAGTGAGGGATTGCAAATGGCGGGgaaagttattattttctttggggatagtttttttttttttttttttaagtattttgtTTTATAGGTGTGGAAAATTGGAGAGATTTAGGTAACCTAAATGGCGAAAATGCCCTTGGTTGACCCTGTTTTACGCTTGCTTTAGTGCTATATTTTGGTTTTCGAGTCTAGCAATTTTCATGGAGTTACTGAAATGCCCTTCCAGTTTTGCCCGTTTGTGCTGCGGGATTGATAAAGAAGCTTTTtgtgtattttaatttttttttggttttttgtGTAATTAAATTACCTCCCAAATTGTGTGTCGAGGAAATTTCAAATCGTGTCCGAACTTTTATGCATGAAATTCATACTGCTAAAATTTAGCTAATCATTTTATGGATAAATCTAGTTCAGATTGGGTTGCCGTCATTTTAAATGGGTTCATCCATTTGTTAGTTAAGGTTTTATGgatgttttaaaaataaaatattaaaaatcaatggCCAATCTGAATCCatttgtatttaaaattaaaaattcaattaaatcaaatttaatatattaaactagttttatttattataagaataatttaaaaataataatagttcttacaaaaatagaaagatttttataagaaaagagcaacatattctttaataataatttaatgatggtttaaattaaatatatattaaattatataaaaattaaaataaaaatatatatttttaaaaaattattatttttgatacaatagttatctattttattaaggaatatagttttattaacgttatcttttgaaaatttaatcaGAAAAATTAAGTTGGTAGCTATATGATTGACCACTTCTTAGTTTACAtaatatgatttattattCAAGTGGATCAATATTGCCCAGATTTTATATTGTCTATAGAGAGATGATTACGCCAAGCTCGCcttaaatagaaaagaaaaagaaacaaatataaaatattttcatgttAACATCTTATTTTAGTGAGGGTAAGCCTGTAAGTtacagattttattttatttttttcttttctttttggtcgGGCAATATAAGTAATTTTGATGcattattttgtaaatatgaaGAAGGGAATATCATGTTTGCAGATACTGTCATGcatcatactaaaaaatgatAGGCTGCAGCAGCGGTTAGAGTTGCACCACCCAAACgcattaaaaagtaaatacatGTCAGaattatctaaaataataatagtttacGCGAAAACCAAAGTAAGCCTTCTGCTTTTACCCGAAAAATCTCATTGATACGAATGACATACAACCTTCAGATATGGGACGGCTATCCAGGCTACTAAATATTGATCGACAAATGTTTATCTTAATTATCAAAGATGATTCCTGagaaaaaatgatatttactTTGTTTAAAAGAACAAACTCACCTGTGCAGCCAACTCTTGAAAGTCAACAACAAACTCACTTgacaaaaaacaaaatcacCTCTTACAGAGATTTTTTAAGAGGGAACAGCATTATTATATTCTAGTCATCTTCCTCAGATACTTCGTCTTCCTCAAGTTCACAAAATGTCTCTGATATCTCATTCCAGGGTTCAGGATATAGTAGAGGTCCCTTAACTTTGCAGACAACAAGATTCGAAACctgaaaagaacaaaaaaagaaaagaaaacaaatttttataaatattgctAAAGCAGAGAATTTCACAGATCATATGAAAGTAGTGCCATGAAATTAGTGAACTGAAAGATTACCTTTCGTTTTGTAGCATGATCATCTTTATTTACATCAACAGTATCAGGATCAATTCTGAACTCTTCTATAGTCCATCTAGATTTTATTCCTGTAGGTGGCCTTCCATAGTAGAAATGCAGTCGACGCATAAAACCGACAAGCTTTCTGGTTTTTCTCGATCCTGCTGCAGGTTCAATCTTCTCATAAATTGCACCACGAGGAGGAGAGGCAAAATCATAGTAGCCATCTTTGGTCAAGATTTTGCCTTTTCTCCTCTTGGAAAAGAAGAACCATATATGTGAAATTCCACGCGTGAAGAGTCCTGCATTTACAAATCTATGTTACTTTTTAAAGCAAcaaaattgattgattatcaCAAAAGAATACTTAACGTTTGTCACAGATTTGTCTTCTCACTAGAAAGACATCAAATTAACATGAGTTACACAACAAGCAATAATATGTAAATCTATATTCAAATTATGTTTTGCCCACGAATGAGTTTCTCCTAACAACTATTCCTCTTCCAAAAACACGAATATAATACAccaaacatcaaataaaatgcCACGAATTTATGAGTTTACAGCAGCAGAATTGCTTCCAAAACATGACTTGGCTAAGGCACGTGATTTCTGGAGATCTCTAAacattcatttatatatcagAATAACGACTAGTACGATATAGAAAAAGATCAGTACGGAGATTTAAAAAGTAATGGATTCCAAAACTTGATTtctaaatatgatttttattcaattatccAGATATTATTATGAATGGAACAAATTATGAGTTAATacattgaaaaagaaaaccaaacaAATCATGCATGAGTGCGTGTAGAACAATAGCATCGAAAAAGAAACGCAAACAAATCAATATTACGATGCATGATTTCGTGACGGTTTATTATATACTacgaaaaataaacaaatcaaACCACTAGCCAAACAGGTAATGCATGAGAGAGGGAGAATTGATTTAGTGTAAGAActacttttgttttttcaaaaaagagCCTTACTGAAAGGAAGTTGTTCTGGATTGCAAGCGTAAACATCAATAGTAGGGATCACATTAGCCGGAAGTTGCTCTCCCATTATCTTTCTCTTCAGATAATGAACCAGTAGCTCTGCTTTGGAGGGCCTAAATCTATATCCATACGGAAGATCAAGCTCTTCTAGATTGCTGTTTTCTGCTTCAACTCCATCCATtgttaaaatctaaaattgcagaatctaacaaaatttaaataactcGCACGGAAATTTGATTCACACTTAGCGACATGACTATCTAAGGATGAACAAAATGTATAGTGTCTAAGGGATGAGCAGGAGTTGATCTAGTGATAAAAGTAACTTTAAATGGATGGATGTATCTTATGAAATCTGGCGCAAATTTTGTGTCTGCTCCATGGATGAATGgcttttgaaatttgaaagcACTCTTTATATAACGGAAGGGAAGGAGTTACTGCGATGGATTTTCTGAAGCTATAAGTCGGTACATGTTAGTAAGAAGTCTGATGGAAAATCGTGAAAGGACTTGAAAATTCCCAATTTTAAGTATTCAACTTAGTAAACCTTTAATaggaaaataaatagtaaaatactattttaacTTGATACACTAAGGTAAAAAAGACgctattaaaagaatttgtctttttctttttttcttaaaagaaaagaaaatcctaaTTATTGGACCCTGATAATTGATAGTATTACGAGAAAGGACTGAAAACGTAAAATGATGAATATAATCTGGCTTATCCAACTCAAATTTAACATTCTGGTTTTAGGGCTCGATGATTTCGCAAAGCGACGCTGTTATCATATAGGCTGCCAAGCTAGTGCACGGCGCAGAAATGGTAACTATAACCGTACTCTTTGACTGCATTATTGTCATTGTACTTGTATTATTGATCAGTTTGCCTACTTTTTCAGTTCTGATTTGCTTAATTCTCATCtttattcaatttcttttttgttgctTGGATATTTATGTCTGCTATTATATGTGAAAGTTTTGTCTGTTTTTATCAATGACTAGTAGTAGGTGTTACCGTTAAACTGGATTCCTTTTGTCTCCGTTATATTTTAGGTGGAATTTGATTGTTGTCGCTTGGTATATCTATAGTTCGGAGTTTGGTTGAAGTTTAAATTCTTGTGGAATTATTGGCTTCTTATTTCATGCCATTGTTTGaattttgcttcttcttttcatCTTCAGGCACCAAAAGAGGAGGGAAagtagcagcagcagcacCTGCTTAGAGGAAACCAGTATGTTCTATCACTTTTCTCGTGTATTTCTGCTATTGGGAGTCGTCTATGTTCATTTGTATTTGTTTGAGAAGCGCCCTGAGCAATTTGGTATTGGAAGGGCTCTGTCTCCTTAAAAGGATTTGCATAAATTTGTGGAATGGCCGAAGTTTGTTGAAATTCAAAGGAAGAGAAGGATTCTACAGCAGAGGTTGAAGATGCCTCCGGGTCTGAACCTATTCAGCTCAGGAAGACACTCGACAAAAATCTTGGTAAATCTAGGATTGCTTATTTGTACTATCCTGTTGTTATGTTGCAATTGCTCATTTCAGTGCTCAAGATTATGATTTACAGTTAGATTTATGTTTTTACCGTTTACTTTATTGGGTTACATACATAGATCAGCATGTGTATATAGATCATGCAGTAAACAATAAATACCCAGTCCATGATCTTTCTCATGGGACGGGTTAGCTTGCCTTAGTCTATGATGGGCAAGAAGCTTAGAGGTGGAAACATAAGAGAACAGGGTAGGAGTTGAGTGGGTTGATTATTAATTGTGGTATTGTAGCTCGAGTTTCTAACTCTTAGCTGCTGTTGTTTGAAGGGAAGATGGGATGTGCTGTTATTCCTTTGACCTGAGTTTTCACTTGTCAGATTCTTTTATTGTGCTTTGATATCGGTTCAActacttttcaattttaatactGTTTGGTGTTAATGCATCCATGTACAAATAGACTTCTGTTTTCTTCAAGACCATTTACTTCTAATCACCCCTTTGTAGATGCACTTATTCTACATGAAGATTACTTTTTCggttatatttgattaataaagtTTATTGCTGCATGGTCGTGTTTCAGAGCAACAAGCTTGTTCAGTTTGCTTCTCAAGTACAGGCCATATGACAGAGCAACAAAGAAGGCTTTTTGCAGAGAGCTGAGATTGAGGCTGAAGGGAAAACTGTTGAGGCAGAAGCCCATTGTTGTTGACTATGGTTTTAATCACATTGCTTGTTTCATTGAGCAGGTAGGTCATGCTTCTTAGTTGTCCTACTTGTATGATGTATCATTTCCTCTTGTGTGGCATCAAGAGCTCATCcaattaaatgttaaaatgTTCCGAAAATCATAGAAGGTCTTGTGTAAATCGTTATTGGTCAtttgacaaataaaatttgttattGCTAATAAAGTGGACCCTATAGAATCAGTTATGTTATATGGTTTCCTGCTCTGTGCCGGAAATTGGAGAATCCCTTACTTCATTGTGAAAGGAAAATCACGATTGTAATTAGTAATATTCTACAAGATGGAGTTCAGCAAATTGCTAGAAGCCATCAAGGTAGACTAGAATATGAACTCaccatattttaattattctttttatattaagctCTACTCTTGTCCATGTATCTTTTACTTGCAAATGCATGTGTTTCTAAGTCATATTTTTTCACTTCAGGCAAACTTCAATGCCAAGTACGACAAGATTAGGAAGTATAGAGGAAGGTGGGATGGCGGTTTCTAAGTCGGAAGCCAAAACCAAGGCTGAAGAGAGACGcctgcacaaagaataaactgGGATCATTAATGTAGGCCACCGCATTCTTTTGTGGATTCACTATCTTGTTAACTGACATAAGCAGCTGAGTTCACCTCTTTTTGGCAGGAGAGTTTTTGGTATTTAAGCCACTAGAGTTTTTATATGCAAATCATTCTCAAAATCCTTCTTCCTGGTGTGCAGTTCAATCAAAAAGTCATTCTATCTTAAGAAGTTGTCTTCTAGGTCTTGCCACTACCCAAAATCTTCGGTTTAAGTGAGAATCAAAATCACAACAGCCAGAAGAGAATGTGAGTACACAATAATACAAAATTCAGCAAGATATTAAGAAATTACCTTCCTGGCACAGGAACAGAAGTATCACCTCCTTGGATCTTTGGAGTTCCATCTAGTGTACATATTAGCTGGTATATCATGGTCGCAGCAAAGTCCTATAAATTCATCAAGATAGGTTGAGGACTCATAATCTTGGGACGACGATGGAGATCAACCTGTAGACATCTCTATCTCAAGGCTATTTGTAAATGGAGAAATCATTTTATGAAGTGAAACGGTCACACGAATTGGTAAATACGGGAAATTGAGTCCAGCACCTGTTTATAACAGGTGTGTAATCTCTCATTCTATATGAGTGGCACGTGCGCTACATTTGTTCCTAGGTATAAATGATAACAACTTTTATCATAAATACTCGAGGtctttctaaataaaattttcaaacacaACCAGATAACTAAACAATTGTCAGCTTTTCTTCAACATCCATATACCGAACACCCAATCTCTTAATTCATTGGGTTGGATATCAGAAGAATAAACAAAATGGTCTGCTTCCTCATTCGGCCTTCATGTTAATGAATCATTCTTTCTGCATCTCATCTCATGAGCTGGATTGAGTTTACTTTGATGACAATCAATTGGAAATCATGGTTGGCTTGATGTCCAAATAATCCTCTGTTGAATCTGCAGAGCTGTTCCACAATCTTTATAACATGGACGCCGGTGCATGATTCTAGATGTACTAAGTCTATAAACAACACATGTGTATGGAGAAGAGGAGAGTATATCAGCTCTCTActtcttttcaaattatataatgtaAGCTTTTGTCCCCACTtctttacattttcttttataattgtaccgttttaattttttaaattataataaataaatttataaaaattaatattatattaaaaattatttattaaataaattttttatatatctataagAACTGCAGGTTATTTACGTGTTATACgactattataattatttcactGTCATTAtctaaaagatttttattttgacacgTGTATTTCCTTTTGGcacatgaaatttttattttttaattgtgatagaattaatctaaaattaatattatattaaaaaaaatattttaaatatatatttatgaaagctAGTCGTTTACTTGCCTATTATATGACtcgtaattattttatatataaaattaaatagatcctttaatattttataattaaataaaatatttaaaaataataataaattaaatatttttaatgtttttgttagtttttttatattttaagattttatcaatataaaaatataaaagttataaataaattaatagaaaaactataaaattatacagaAATTTGAATtgtacatattaataataagtacacgtgtcataattaaaaatcatatatattaaagtataataacacatgtcaaaatatttttattagactagatacatattaatatttttttttattcatttacatGTATTAAAATGTTCATCTTTTATACTTATAATATCCGGTAGATGTAATATTCTgtaataattacttttttgtatttagatattcattatctataacttaatatttattacggttaatatttatgttcatttcgtttaatatattatttgtcagtgttaatattaattttcattatctAGTACTATAATGTTCATTGtctgtatatataatgttcatcattattctcaaataaaaatattgactagttatgaaagtttttattatttttgtgatgcatattgaaaatattttttggttGATACAAACATTCATAATTTATAggcataatattcattagtttgtcAATAGATATTCATCATTGATGAAAATCATATAcccattaattaattcaaatgaACACATATAATACAGACATAACATACATCGTTCTTACACAAttggtaaataaaaaaaatataataaattatactacaaatatttatattatggtatatatatcttatcaataaaattaagttaacaaataatgaatatttaacgtttttaataaattaaattaataaataatgaatataaattatttttcaaaaaaatattacttcaGCATCTGACGCGCATCAGTGTTTAACGCacgtgtaaaatttaaaatataaaattttatataagtaaaatgatATTGGATGGACCCCTGAGTTCATAATACTACTTGAATAGGggtctattttataatttgcaTACAAATCCCAATTGCTATAATATTGACTCTGGTCCATGAATCTATATGGACCGGAGTCCATAACACACGTGTGGTgcattttctttcaaagatGTATGGTGCATTATacttctaaaatatataatgcaAAAACTTTTGTTCCCgcttcttcattatttttaaatttttttaaattaataataaaataaaattataaaaattaatattgtattaaaaattatatataaactcgAATTTTACGGGTAAATAATAAGTAtacatgttaaaattaaaaatcataagcATCAGAATCAGAATATAGTAACGCCTGTCAAAATCTTTATTAGAccatatacatattaatattttttgtttatttacaTGTACtgaaatgtttattttttatatgcatAATGTCCATTGAATGTAATGTTctataacaattaatttttttgtattaaaatattcattatcagtaaatttaatatttattatggttAATGTTCATATTCATTTTGTTTaatgtattattcatcaatgttcattgtctgtatatataatgttcatcaattatttcaaataaaaatattgattatttgaaagtttttattgtttttgtgatgcatatttaaatttttttatgattgatataaaCATTAATCATTTATAGGCATAATATTGATTAGTTAGTCAATAGATATTCATCGAGCTAAAGttatattacatatatttatactaTAGTGCAAatcttttcaacaaaataaagttAACAAACAATGAATGTTTTATGTTTAAACAATGAACATTCaacaaatatttaatgaacataagttaatgaacatttaatataaaatcaataaatataaattattatttattttttaaaaattgcatCAGCATATGATACGCGTCAGTAGGATCGAATCTTATTGTCTTCGTACAATCAACCGAGGGAAAgctaactaaataaaaaagaaaagactaaCGATTGAAATAAGCTACTTCTCGGTGAGGAATGAAGTAACTCGACTGAGAAGTTGAGGATTGAAGACGCTCGATCCATAGGGAGAGGAAGTGAGAGGCTTTATCGGATCAAACCATTTTAATATAGCAAGCGAGACTGACAGATAAGCCAACATTAATAGCAGGCCTAATTCCACGATAAAAGAGCTCTGTTTTCAAACAGATTTGTCCATCAGTAATGGGGATCACATTGGTAGGAATATAGGCCGATAGCTTACgcaaatttttttactaatgaaACAGTGTCGAATGAATCCATGAGTCCACAAAACTATATGGATCGAGATCCATTTTATAAATTGCAGCTGTTCGAGCCAATAGAATCTATCTAAAGATCTCAATTTGGTAGCTGAGTATAAATCAGGGCGCAGATTAATTTCTTACACCCCTGCCtcagaaattaaattatagtgAAATGGCGAGATGGAAGAGAGACCCCAAGTTGGATGGGTCATGGCCATGGCCATGGGTGAAGATGAATGTTGATGGagcagtttttttttttttttcaccttAGTCAAACTGTTCCGGTTTTAATGCTAATATTCTTGGTGACAGAAGTGGACAAATGGTAGTGACATATGCTTGAAGGGTTATGCATAATGTCCCGAGTAGTAAGGCTCTTTGTTGGCTGAGAAGGACAGcctattttctcaaatattGAAATGGAAACACAagcaaggaaagaaagaagaaagaaaggaacaGATCATGCATCTGATATCCAAATGTTTTAACACTGCaattaaactagaaaaaaaTGCCAATAACAGtactttaataattattactcAATAAGGCAAAGATATTATTACATTGTTTTGGCACTAGGTCAACCTTCTGGGATGAACACATTCCAAATGGCTGATAGGAGGCTAGAGGAACTACTACACAAGACATGTCCATATGAATGATGACAACAAATTATTTACAGTCTTTGAACATGTAATAAAATGTTATTAACTCAAAGCCAGATCTGTACCAAGGATAGACCTTGAACTCTTCTCCATGGACAGTCCCCTTGCAGGGGGTAGAACAATGAAGAATCCAGCACTACTGTATACACCTGATCGAGCCCAGTGCCTCACTTCTTAGCCGGTCATTGCAGATCCACACTTCACTTCCAATCAAGCATGTCCAACAGCCACAAAACCTCCTCCCTGGAGTTTGCAGCATCACGGAAATCCATTTCAATCCCGAAAACATCAATGACACCCTCATTTCCATCTTCCATGAAGAGCAAAGAAATCCATGCCCGAATACCGGGAACGAATGGGTGTGCTGGAGAGAAATCAAGGTACTCAAATGCCATAGATCTATAGGCTGTCCGATCTATATAATCAAACACAGATCTATTGATTACACGAGCAACCTTGTTAGTATCTTTGCGCCCCACAAGCACTGAAACACTTACAGTCTGGCTCAAGGGAATTTTGACCCTTGGCTCAACAG comes from Ricinus communis isolate WT05 ecotype wild-type chromosome 5, ASM1957865v1, whole genome shotgun sequence and encodes:
- the LOC8285055 gene encoding NAC domain-containing protein 86, which produces MDGVEAENSNLEELDLPYGYRFRPSKAELLVHYLKRKIMGEQLPANVIPTIDVYACNPEQLPFRLFTRGISHIWFFFSKRRKGKILTKDGYYDFASPPRGAIYEKIEPAAGSRKTRKLVGFMRRLHFYYGRPPTGIKSRWTIEEFRIDPDTVDVNKDDHATKRKVSNLVVCKVKGPLLYPEPWNEISETFCELEEDEVSEEDD